CCGCAAGGTTGCGTGCGCCTCAGTCCTACTCGACCCGGTTCATTTTTCTGCAAAATCAACTTCCCGCTTCCCAATTCCGCAATCCGCAATCCGCAATCCGCATTCCGATTAGTGATCGGCCTCTGCCCCTTATTATTCGGGTCATTCGTCAACGTCAGCCCCGCCAGCCGCAGCGGCCGGATCTTCCCGTCGCCCACCTTCTCGCAATCATTCGGATCATACTCCGTTGAGAAATACCGATAATCCCCGCCATCCACCGCCTCCCGGCCCGTGTTCGTCCACCGGATCTGGCCGTAAAGCCCATCCGCTCGCGCCTGCACCGCCATCAGCCACCCGTATGCCCGCGTCTCCTGGTCCGGGTTCGCCTTGAAATGCTCATGATCCACCAGCATCCCCGCAAAATCCGGCTTCGCCGCTTCCACCGCAAACCGGTTGCACATCTGCTGCACCGCCGCGGCATCCACCACCTGGACGACCTTCCCCGCCGCATTCGGATGATTCCCCAGCGCCTCCAAGTGATACCAATTATCCTTTGGATGCTCCCAATCCCGATTCAAAATCAACGTGCTCATGCTTGTTTTTCCTTTGGCAACTGCCACACTTCCACCCATGACTTGGCCTGATATTCTCGATGCGCTTGATCAAGAACTTCGCGCGGCACTCCCGCTGCTAGTAGCTCTGCAAGCGAATAACCCTTCCCAACCGCAGCAACTCCTCCAGTTTGAGGCCGACTCGCGCAAAGCCATTGACCAAGCCTGCCGAGCCTTTGCCCTAAACCGGCGATGGCCAGCCCTAAACCAGGCAGAGGCCAGGCTCGTTTATGACCGCCTGCGCCAGGCCCGCCATTGCGCCGAGTGGCTTTCCGACCACTTCCTTCCCAACCCGCAATCCGAATCAGCCGAAATTCTGGAGTTCCTCCTGGTGGATTCGTGGTATCAGGTCGGGCTGCTCCGTTGGTCCATGGTCCATCAATCGCGTATCTCGGGCGGCCCGGTGGATTTTGATGCCCCATAACCGGCACCAGTACCAATCCCGGCGGCACCCCGTGGATCTCGCTGATAACCCCCCGGTCTTCCATCATTGATTCTGCGGTGTTCATTTGACTTTTGTTCTATTCTGTGCGATTGTCTTTATGGGCGAAGCGTTCTGGACGTAGAGATTGGGGCTCGTGCATCAATCGTCGCCCGTACTTCTTAGTTTTTAAACTTCATAAAAGACGCCGGAATTAACAGCTTTTGTTTAGTTCGCACTTCCTCGATCAATATTGTGTTGGGTCCCATTTTCTTCGTGTACCGGATTGCCTCGCGACCTAGTTTAGTTTTCCCGCCATATTCGATTTTGTCAGCGTGCTGGACGATTTCTGGAATCTTTTCAATATCCTCACGGGTTACGTGCACCTGTCCTCTTGCCGCCTCTTTTTCCGGATTTCCATGGGAGTTATGAATATGCTTTAGCGAATACGTGTCCACGGCATGCACATACCCGGAGACATTCAACCCGGTGGACGCCTTGATTTTCTCCGCTTCTGCATCGCTGACCGTCTGATATGTACTAACCTTGGTAGCATTTCCTGCCTGCGTTTTTGCGGCCTCGTACAAATCCCCAAGCTCTTTTCCGCTGACATGCTGATTACCGTAAAATGGATGTCCAAATGGAGCGCCATTCAAAATCAATCCCTCATGCCGCTCCCGGTTTCCAATTTTCAATTTGCAATTTTCAATTTGCAATGTCCCGCCACTCGCCACCCCCGCCGCCAGCGCCTGTTCCAGCACCTTGGCCGTCTCCGGCGCCACATTCATCTTGCCCAACATCCCCGGCAGCTCCCCGCGCAACCTGCTCAGCGCCGCCGCCTGTTCCGTTCCTGAAAGCTTGGTGATGGCGAGGATTCTCTCCCGCAGTGGTGCCAACGCCCGCGCCTGCGCCTGGGCAAACGCATCCCGCGCCGACGCCAACAACGGCTCAATCCCCTCATCCGGAGACTGGTTGGTAGTCCCGGCTTTAGCCGGCCCACGATTCTCCAACGTCCCATCCTCTCCCTCCGCATTCAAATCTTCCTGGTCTTCATCCTGTCCATCCTGTCCATCCTGTCCCAATTTTTCTGCCGGTTTATTTTTCTGCAAAATTTTCGCGTCTTTCGCGGGTCCCAATTCCGCCTTCCGCAATCCGGAATCCGCAATCTTTTCAGTGACCTCATACCCCGTCAACTCCGTCACCTCCTCCGCCGGCATCTGATATCCCGCCTGCGACAACTTGCCAACATGGTCCACCACCTCGCCCACCGTCTTCGCCTCCGTCGCCGCCAGCTCAAAATATGCGTATTTCGGTTTCCCTGGGAACGCCCGGCCCAGCACCTCGGCATCAAAATCCGCTTGCATCACCCCGTTAATCTTCCGCGATTCATGCCGCGCAATCGTGCGGAACGCCTCCATGTGTGCGCTCCCCGCCAGCGTGCCGCTCCCGCTCTGCGTCAGCACCGTCAACAAACCGCCCGTCCCGGCCATCACCAGCTTCTCCGTAAAATAAGCCAGGTACTCCTTGAACGGGTTCACCCCGCGTGGTTGGTCGTTCGGCTTGTAATCGCTCCCGTTCGGCAGCGCCCCGGATCCGCCCTCCGCGATAGCCTCCGCCGCTGATTCATACTGCGCCACCTTATCCACCGGCACATTCGGCGGCATCACCCACCGCGTCCAAACCTTTGGCGACCTCAAATCCCGCGAAACCAGCACCGCCCGCTTCGGTTTCCGCGACAACCCGCCCCACGTCGAGACCCTCAACAAAAAAATCAAATGGGCCGACGTCGTCAACCGCCTCCAACAACTCCCCTGGGGCGAACAATACATCCGCTACGCCGACCCCAAGCCCGACAAAGACGCCCTCCTGGCCGACCGCAACATCCTCTCCATGGAACAACTCCTCGCCGCCGGCGTCCGCATCGTCCAGGATCAAGACTGCTGGTACCTCGACCCCAAACCCGAAACCGCCGACACCACCACCCCGCCCAACCTCTGAAATCTGAAATTCTCAACCAACCCCCCATGAAACTCTTCATCTCCACCGAAGTCTTTCGCGGCAGCGATAGCAAAAACCGTAACAAAGCCACCTGCGAGTGGAACGGCAAACGCCATCGGATGACCTCACTGCGCTCCGAACTCGACGCCGCCCAAATGCTGGCTCAACACCTCGTCATCTCCGAACACCCCAGCGCCGATCCCAAACAAATCACCGTCCAAATCGTCGCCTGTGGAGCCTACGAAGCCGAATACACCAACCCCGTCACCCCAGTCAATCCGGTCAATCCGGTCAATCCGGTCCCTCCTAACCCCAAGGCTCCCCAACCCCGCACCATCTTCTGGATCTCCGTGGACGACCACCTCCCCGACGACGAATGCACAGTTTTAGTACAGGACTCTAGCGGTGACTGTTGGATGTCTCATCATGTTTATAATCATTGGCTGGAACATCTCTTGGAATGGCCAATTAAAGATGTCACCCACTGGTCCCACCTCCCCGAACCCGCCAACTAAAAATTGTAGCCGACGACGTCAGTCGGCGCAAACAAAACAACCCCCCTATTCCATGACCCCCATCGAACAATTCAGCCTGGATCTCGACGGCGAAAAACTCGAACACGTGATACAAAACCAGTGGCGTGAGAACATGGAAAAAGACGCCCACAACTGGACCCCGGAAGGCATGACCGTCGCCTGGGACTTCCGTGGCGATTGGGAAGAATGGCGCGCCTTGCCTGAATACGAACGCCATTTATGGATGACCCGCTATGAACGCGCCAAAGAAACGGCTCTATGCCATCGGAGAATGCCATCCCCTGGCAGCATCCTGGCCAGCGAAGAAGAAACCTACCAACGCGACAAAGAACGCGCCTTCGTCTGGGCCAGAGAAATCAAAGAATCCTGGCTAAACCGATCACCCTGTCCAATCATCCCGGCCCCAGGCTTTGAGTACATTCTGAAATGGGCTGTTTGCTTGGTTCAAAGAGGAGAAGTCTGAATGGACGCACCCCACCAACTCACCTTCGCCCTGGAATCGGCCTGGCAAACCTGCCCGCACACAGACTGCATCCACACCCTGGCCGTCGTCCCCGGCGGCACCTTTTGCATGCAATGCCAAACCCTCCTGGACCAGAGCATCCCCCGGTCTCCGGAAGACATCGGCTACCTCACCGCCGACTGGCACTACCATTACATCCTCGGCAACCCCTGGACCACCCAAACCCACGCCGCATAACTCCCATTCTTCCCATGCCTCCCATTTTTTAACCTCCATGCGCTACACCAAACTAAAACCCCTGGCCAAACTCACCTACTCAGACATCATCTGCTGCACTTCCGAACTCGAATACAGTCGCATCAAACAACTGGACGGCTTTCGTTCACTAAAAGCCCACATGCCATCGGAAGATTACAAAAAGGCCAAACGCAGCATACTGAAAAAATGCCGGGTCCTCCACCGCTTAGAGCGCCACCTGATCTACATCGCACGCCAGAAATTCAAAGCCTGCTACCGCGCCGACTACATCCGTTCATTCGGCAAAGGCTCCAGGAAACACTTCCAAAGACTGCGCAAAAAACACGCGAAACTGGCAGCCAAGTCACCCATTCCCCAATCCGCAATCCAAAATCCCCAATAATATGCCCCTCCCCATCTCCGAAACCACCCTATCCCAGCACAAATCCCTGGCCGACGCCTACCACGCCCTCGCCCTCGCCCATGCCCGCGTGGGCGAATGCCTCACCGCCCTCCTGCGCGCCCAAAACACCACCACCCGCGTCCGCGCCACCCACCTCCCCGCCGGCCCCGTCCCCTGCCTCACCGAAGAAACCCTCTACTACGCTTTGGGCCTCGCCTACATCGAACCCAAAAACCGCGAACTCGACTGGCTCAGGAAGAACATAGATTCCGGCCTCTGATTTTATCCTTTATCCTTTATCCTTAATACTTCCTTTTAACCCCCCATTAACATGCTATTAACCAAGCCCCAAATCCTCCGTTTCTGGCGCGAATGGTCCACCATCGTCCAAGCCAACAAATGGGACAAAAAAACCGCCGAAGAACAACGCCACCTCCTCATCCAACGCGCCGGCTTCCAATCCCTGACCCAAGTCACCAAAAAACAAGGCTTCGACGAACTCCTCGCCCAACTCTACGCCCCCAGCCCCATTTTCCCGGATCTTTCCCCCTAATCCCCCCTCTTCCCAGATCACTTGAGCAAAAGCTCCGGGCTGCCCACGAGTTCCACGCCCGCGACCGTCGCCGGCGTCGCAAACTCAAACCGCAGCACATTCTCCCGCCCGGCCTGCCCGGTCCACGCCCCGTACCCCGGTATCTTGTCGGGATTCGGTCCCTGCTCGCCGAACGCCGCCTCGTCGTTCAACGCCATGGCGGAGGCATTGCCGGGCTGGGTTTCATCCTGCGCTTTGGCCAGCGGCGCGAGATTGCGCAGGCCGTTGGCGACCACCACGGTGGCGTTTACCATCTGGCCGGGCTTAAACGCGTACGCGTTCACCTCCATCCCCATGCGGTTGGGGAACGCGAGCGTCTGCGGGCCGGGCGCGTTGAACGGGTACTCCGCCGCGCGCAAATTATCCGTCGTCACCGTCAGCAACAGCGGCGGGCGCAGGTCCATCGGCACGCGCACCTCCTGCAACAATGTGCGGCCGTCC
The Verrucomicrobiota bacterium DNA segment above includes these coding regions:
- a CDS encoding phage protease is translated as MSTLILNRDWEHPKDNWYHLEALGNHPNAAGKVVQVVDAAAVQQMCNRFAVEAAKPDFAGMLVDHEHFKANPDQETRAYGWLMAVQARADGLYGQIRWTNTGREAVDGGDYRYFSTEYDPNDCEKVGDGKIRPLRLAGLTLTNDPNNKGQRPITNRNADCGLRIAELGSGKLILQKNEPGRVGLRRTQPCG
- a CDS encoding DUF551 domain-containing protein, which codes for MKLFISTEVFRGSDSKNRNKATCEWNGKRHRMTSLRSELDAAQMLAQHLVISEHPSADPKQITVQIVACGAYEAEYTNPVTPVNPVNPVNPVPPNPKAPQPRTIFWISVDDHLPDDECTVLVQDSSGDCWMSHHVYNHWLEHLLEWPIKDVTHWSHLPEPAN